TTATGCCACAATGGGAGAATGTCACCGCTGTGGCGAAGAGGTGGAGTAGATGAGTTCGTCGGACCTCACCCGAAGATCCGGAGGCTGGAAATTCATTTCGCTAATTTCCACAAAAAGAGTTCACTAGCCGAGCGACGGATGGCACTGCCGATACCAGAAACGCCAGCCATGCCACTCACAGTCCACTTCGCTAGGCTCCAACGCGGTACGCTACAAATTACAATGTACCAGTGTCCTCAGTCCTCACACACGCGTGGCACCGCTGCAGCCTGGCCCTGGAGCACTTTCCGGTGGGACAGTGAGGCGAGTGCAGCAGCGTACCGACCACCTACTGCCTCTGCCCCGTCAGCCCGTGGCCTCGTGCCGTACGCACGACGTGCGGCCGTGGTTCGATCGCACGAACCGTATCAGCTGCGAGCCCTGCGCAAGTGTGCATCGCCTCGGCCATTGGCGGGATTCGGGGAAACGTGGTCTCTCCGCTGCCCTTCGCGCACCCTATCCTCGCCCCGCCCGCTCGCCAATCGCGCGCCCCCGCAGCGCCACACGTACGCCCGGGAACACCCCCACCCCCGTGCCGTGCGATCTCATAAAATGTGGCCGCGCGGCCGCAGAGCAAAGTCCCCCAAGCTGTAGCACCCCCACAGCCACAGCCACAGACGCGCGAAGCGATATCATCACGAGTGAGCGTCTAGGCGGGCATCCATGGCACAGTCGATGCTCATGTCCGGCGTCAACGGCGTGGCCTCCGGCAGGAGCCTGCTGCAGGCGGCCCGGCCGTCGTCGGCGTCCACGCCCTTCTCGCGGCTCGcgctctcctcctcctcgtcggcgGCAGCGTACTACAAGCACATGCCGTCCCTCTCCGTCCGGACCATGGCCCTGTTCGGCAAGAAGACCAAGGCCGCGCCGGCCAAGAAGGTTCGAGCCTAGCTACCTGATATATTGTTCACCAATGCAGGTCTAGCCTCTGCTTGTTTATCTGACGCTGAATGGCCTTGATTATGATTATATGTGTAGGTCGTTGCCCCCAAGCCCAAGACCGAGGACGGTATCTTCGGCACGTCCGGCGGGATCGGTTTCACCAAGGAGAACGAGCTCTTCGTCGGCCGTGTTGCCATGATTGGCTTCGCCGTGAGTACTCCTGCAGTGTAACTTAACCATGCATGGACGTCTTTTATGTGCGGACCATTCCAAGCGTAGACACACAAACAGACACTAGGCCGTTCCAAGGGTACGTAGAGTAGCTGCTGAACAAATTAAGTCACTAGCAATCGGGTTTGCCACAGGATGCAAGGCATCTACATATGTCCCTGTGGTAGGTTCAAACTGAAACTggccgagggggggggggggggggggggggggggggggggggggggaatctaCCTACATGCTATGAAATGGTGTTAAAAGCTTATTCATTTTCTTAAAAAGATCAGAAAATATCATTTTCAttaataggaagaaaagaaacgGAAAAGCTCAAGTTGGTTTTTCTAGGATAGTGCCTATAACGGCGCAACTACTAGTAATAAATAAATATACGGATTTACCTATAAATAGTGCAGAGTTTAAACTACTGGTATATTTCAAATCAAAAGTGTTAAATAGTTCAAAGAAAGTTATACATATAACCTATAATATGTTTTGTAAATTATTTAACTTGTTTCTAAAATTTTCAGTTTTTGTACTAAATTTTCATAAAACAAAATAGTACCGCAAATTTAGTCTAAACATTAGTACTACTCTATAGAATTAGATGGGGCTGAGAAGAGGTTGGCGTTGATCAAGAGGGTTTAGAATAGGACTGAGAGCCAGGAGAGAAGATCTCATTAAACTTCAGAAGAGTCAATATTAAATTACTCCCTCCGCTTCCTAAAGATAAGTCTTTTTAGTCCCCGGTTCGGCGGCGTGTTCTGGTGGAGCAGATCGGTGTCCGGGGGAAACCTTGGCCGCCTTGGCTGGCCAGCAGCGGCGACGCCGCTTTTTGGCGCCGCTTTCCTCCTTTGGGGCGCTGCTGAGGGCACCATCTCTCCACTCCGACCCATGTCCGGGTGAAAGCCCAAGATCCGATGCGGATCGGGCGTCGGCGGCACCCCGTGCACCGTAACCTTTCTGAAGGCGACGCCAAGGACATTGGGATCGGATGGAAGGGTCTGCAGGTGAGGGGTGGGGGTGTGCTGCCTCCCGTTCGGTGGAGCGGTGTTTCGTTCTACATATTCTTGGCGGCGGCTCTTGGCGGCATGGAGCAGCGGAGGCTTGGCGTCAGATGTGTGGTGATGGACACGCGCAGGAGGTCGacgctgtctggcgtcgtggtggcgtcggcggCAACGAGACCGGGCAAGGCCGATGCAACGGTACAGCTCTGAAGATAGATATGTGGCGGGTGGCTgtggcggcctcatacccggcaggcgtcctggttgaggagcacgccggactggtgggtgcccatacccggcaggcgtcctggttgaggagcacggcggactggtgggtgcccatacccggcaggcgtcctggttgggacctcaggtcttagatgttaggtttggctgcgaggtctgtttggtattaggcccagaccaTCAGCGCCCCTTCATCAGTTAGATAGAAGTAGCGACAGAGGTTGCGAAGATGGTGGCTTTGGTCTTACTGTTGTacgactttgtaaggtcttgtgttaataattaataaattggccgtatgcatcgtccagatgcagaggccggggatattcctccttttctaaaaaaagaaATTCTAATACAGACTAcgtacgaagcaaaatgagtgaatatacACTTAAAATATATTTATACACATTCATATGTAAtctatattgaaatctctaacaaagatttgtatttaggaacggagggagtagtatttgcTATGATGCATCGAAATTATGTTTAAACGGCAGTGTACATTGCACAACTAGTGAAGCAACAACACACTTTTCTTGAAAAGGGAACGGTCAAGATGTCCTTTTGGTTAGCCCGATGATAACTGTTTTACTATTGATGATGTCTGCAGGCATCGATCTTGGGAGAGGCCATCACCGGCAAGGGCATCCTGTCCCAGCTGAACCTTGAGACCGGCATCCCGATCTACGAGGCGGAgcccctcctcctcttcttcatcctctttACCCTCCTCGGTGCCATCGGCGCGCTCGGAGACCGCGGCAGGTTCGTCGACGAGCAGCCCACCACCGGCCTCGACAAGGCCGTCATCGCCCCCGGCAAAGGCTTCCGCTCCGCCCTCGGTCTCAGCGAGGGAGGTACGTAGCACACACACATTTCCCATGGATCTATACATCGACCAAGCTCGTCGCCGGCCTGTCTGATCGTCTCGACGGACGGAAACGATGCAGGGCCGCTGTTCGGGTTCACCAAGTCGAACGAGCTGTTCGTGGGGCGGCTGGCGCAGCTGGGGATCGCCTTCTCCATCATCGGGGAGATCATCACGGGCAAGGGCGCGCTGGCGCAGCTCAACATCGAGACCGGGGTGCCCATCAGCGAGATCGAGCCGCTCGTGCTCTTCAACGTCGTCTTCTTCTTCATCGCCGCCATCAACCCCGGCACCGGCAAGTTCATCAGCGGCGAGGAGGACGACTAGATCACGCGCGAATGCTTTTTGGCCATTAATTGTACGTCCGTCCGTCCGTGCTTTGCTTGTTTGTTGTGTACGTGAGACCTTGGGGTGTACTTAGGTGTAAGAAGTTGGTCGTTGCCTTATGAAAAACAAGAGCTAGCAGCTAATTTGCCATGCATACCGACAGTTGCAAATCTATCGTCTCGGATTCTTTGATCGTTCCCTTCTCCCTTAATGAAACGTGTACAATATAATTCTTGAAATGAAAAATAAACCCAAATGATATTTTTACTACTATAGTTGCCATCGAAAAAGAGAAACACTAACTCAAAAATAAACTGAAGCACGAAAATTGCCATGCTTGACAACTAAAGTTGCTATCCTCGTGTCACTAAACTTGCCATAAAAATATTCGGAATTGCCATGTATTCATATCATTATCAGGGTCCAAAATAAAAGGCACAACTATATGCAAGTCGTCTTGAAAAAATCATGCAAGTCGATTTTCTCCAGCCGTTTGTATGAAATCCAACGGCCGGGCACCCTTCCTCCTCCGgcttctcctcttcttcctcctcctccagtGACTCACCTCCATGTGTCAACTCCGGCTATGGTGTTGCGTTGTCCCCGCCTTTGGCGAGGTCATTGTCTGCCAGCGGGAATAAAAAAACTAAAGGCACCCCACACCTGCACCTGTCAAGACCTCGCCTCGCCTCCACCTGCCACATCATGTTCGACGCCGGCTTGTTCCCAGCTCGGCCTCGGAGCTCCACCTCGCCTCCCTTCCTTCTCCATGAAAGTCGACTTACACCAATGCGATTTTCAGAAACCTTATGAATaacaaatgaaaaaaaaattggcTAAGAACTACAAAAGGCACCTTGATCTATATTATCTTCTTGAAGTGATCGAGTACTTTTAGAGATAGACAAGTAATGGTCCAGGACAACCTTTGTGCTTACCAATGATGTCGCATGCTATCGTGAGAAGGATAAAACAACCATCTTTCAGGTACTAGAATCACACAATCACCGTTGTTTTCGCGAGCCGCAACATGTTGAgtaacgtagcatgcaatttcaaaaaaattcctacgatcgcgcaaaatctatctaggagatgcatagcaacgagagggggagagtgtgtccatgtaccctcgtagaccgaaagcggaagcgttaggttaacgcggttgatgtagtcgaacgtcttcacgatccaaccgatctagtaccgaacgtatgacaccttcgagttcagcacacgttcagctcgatgacgtccctcgaactcttgatccagcagagggtcgagggagagttccgtcagcacgacggtgtggtgacggtgatggtgatgtgattttcgcagggcttcgcctaagcactacgacgcacacggctaagagaacaactgatgt
The Aegilops tauschii subsp. strangulata cultivar AL8/78 chromosome 3, Aet v6.0, whole genome shotgun sequence genome window above contains:
- the LOC109752812 gene encoding photosystem II 22 kDa protein 1, chloroplastic; amino-acid sequence: MAQSMLMSGVNGVASGRSLLQAARPSSASTPFSRLALSSSSSAAAYYKHMPSLSVRTMALFGKKTKAAPAKKVVAPKPKTEDGIFGTSGGIGFTKENELFVGRVAMIGFAASILGEAITGKGILSQLNLETGIPIYEAEPLLLFFILFTLLGAIGALGDRGRFVDEQPTTGLDKAVIAPGKGFRSALGLSEGGPLFGFTKSNELFVGRLAQLGIAFSIIGEIITGKGALAQLNIETGVPISEIEPLVLFNVVFFFIAAINPGTGKFISGEEDD